Proteins found in one Bacteroidia bacterium genomic segment:
- a CDS encoding Bax inhibitor-1/YccA family protein, whose amino-acid sequence MAQNQTNTLSNVKQRENSILKNVYLWMTVGLALTAVVAYGVASSQMLLSFFLRNGVTFLFVVLAQFVVVFYLSSRLNTMSANKAIVSFGIYSVLTGITLSVIFFAYSGVVISRAFFTTAALFGGMSFYGMTTKRDLDGIGHYLIMALWGIIAASVINIFLKSEGFYFLISIIGVILFTLLTAWDTQKIKNLNASYGQSIDEETYIKLSIIGALMLYLDFINIFLYLLRIFGKNRE is encoded by the coding sequence ATGGCTCAAAACCAAACAAACACTTTAAGTAACGTTAAACAAAGAGAAAATTCAATATTGAAAAATGTTTATCTATGGATGACAGTGGGCTTAGCTTTAACAGCAGTAGTTGCCTACGGTGTTGCCTCTTCTCAAATGTTACTAAGTTTCTTCTTACGAAATGGAGTAACGTTCCTTTTTGTTGTATTAGCCCAATTTGTTGTAGTTTTTTATCTCTCATCAAGGTTAAACACAATGAGTGCCAACAAAGCAATCGTTTCGTTTGGAATATACTCTGTATTAACAGGAATAACCTTATCGGTAATATTTTTTGCCTACAGTGGTGTAGTTATCTCTCGTGCTTTTTTCACAACAGCTGCGTTGTTTGGTGGAATGAGCTTTTATGGGATGACAACTAAAAGAGATCTTGATGGCATAGGCCATTATTTAATTATGGCTTTGTGGGGAATCATTGCAGCTTCAGTTATCAACATCTTTTTAAAAAGTGAAGGATTTTACTTTCTAATTTCAATAATTGGGGTAATTTTATTCACCCTTTTAACAGCTTGGGATACCCAAAAAATTAAAAACCTAAATGCCTCTTATGGGCAGAGCATTGATGAAGAGACATATATAAAATTGTCAATTATTGGAGCTTTGATGCTCTATTTAGATTTTATCAATATCTTTTTATATCTTTTAAGAATATTTGGAAAAAACAGGGAGTAG
- a CDS encoding nitroreductase family protein: protein MVDARTIFKKRESTRDYLKDQISKEELDFLIESGLSASTAMDRQSWHFTVVQDKEFLKEISNSVAQVLIDSEVPSLIERATDENFHSFYHAPTVIFISREANRYSFADCANAAQTICLAATAIELGSCYIGSFVQAFNSEKGKHLLKRFNLPNGYKPTFAVSIGYPKNKLSESNKERDYKVDFIR from the coding sequence ATGGTTGATGCACGCACGATATTTAAAAAAAGAGAATCGACTCGCGATTATTTAAAAGATCAAATAAGTAAAGAGGAGTTGGATTTTTTAATTGAAAGTGGTCTTAGTGCATCGACAGCCATGGATCGTCAAAGTTGGCACTTCACAGTAGTTCAAGATAAAGAATTCTTGAAAGAGATTAGCAACTCTGTTGCTCAAGTATTAATTGACTCTGAGGTGCCCTCTTTAATAGAGCGGGCAACAGATGAGAACTTTCACTCTTTTTACCATGCACCAACTGTTATCTTCATCTCCCGTGAGGCCAATCGCTACTCGTTTGCCGATTGTGCCAATGCAGCTCAAACAATTTGTTTAGCAGCAACTGCAATAGAGCTAGGCTCTTGTTATATTGGCTCTTTTGTACAAGCATTTAACAGTGAAAAAGGAAAGCACCTTCTTAAAAGATTTAACCTTCCAAATGGTTATAAACCAACATTCGCCGTCTCAATTGGATATCCTAAAAACAAATTAAGTGAGAGTAATAAAGAGCGCGATTATAAAGTAGATTTTATTAGATAG